A region of Solanum dulcamara chromosome 7, daSolDulc1.2, whole genome shotgun sequence DNA encodes the following proteins:
- the LOC129895220 gene encoding embryo-specific protein ATS3B-like, with translation MSPAMISRPAMLFLLIITVASITSGAQASRSIVFLPQPISSLDIINTTLPQGQNARCSFTVSIRTSCSSPTYTRDQISLAFGDAYGNQVYAPRLDDPASRAFERCSKDTYTVYGPCTYQICYVYLYRSGYDGWVPSDVTIYGYNSKAVTFTYNVNIPRDIWYGHNYCRSRAVKSAGNLGWNLLSIGSTLLYTMAGLFRG, from the exons ATGTCGCCAGCCATGATCAGCCGGCCGGCGatgctctttcttctcattatcaCCGTCGCTTCCATAACCTCCGGTGCCCAAGCATCAAGATCTATCGTGTTCTTGCCCCAGCCTATATCATCCCTCGACATAATCAACACCACTCTGCCCCAG GGGCAAAATGCACGCTGTTCATTTACGGTAAGCATAAGGACAAGCTGCTCTTCTCCAACTTACACCAGAGACCAAATTAGTCTAGCCTTTGGCGATGCTTATGGAAATCAG GTTTACGCACCGCGGCTAGATGACCCAGCAAGCAGGGCTTTTGAGCGGTGTTCGAAGGATACGTATACAGTATACGGTCCATGTACGTATCAGATCTGTTACGTGTACCTGTACAGAAGCGGGTACGATGGGTGGGTACCGTCTGATGTTACCATCTACGGCTACAACTCCAAAGCCGTCACCTTCACCTACAATGTTAACATCCCTAGAGACATTTGGTACGGCCACAATTACTGCCGTTCACGTGCTGTGAAATCTGCAGGAAACTTGGGCTGGAATTTGCTTTCTATCGGTTCCACACTGTTGTATACAATGGCCGGCCTGTTTCGTGGCTAG